The Streptomyces sp. NBC_00597 DNA segment CGCGTACTTCCACCGGTACCGGGTCGAACCGCCGATCGCGGTGGAGGCCGACTCCATCAGTGCCCTCACCGAGATCGTCCGGCGCACCGGGCTCGCCACGGTGCTCCCCGACGCCCTCACCCGCGACCGGTCCCCGCTGCACCCCGTCCCCCTCGGCCCCGCCCTCCCCGAGCGGACCGTGGTCCTCCTGCGCCGCGAGAGCGCGTACGAGAGCGCCGCCGCCCGTGCCTTCGCCTCGCTCGCCCGGCACTGGGCCGGCGCCTGACGGCCGGATCAGTCCGCGAACACCGCCGACGCCTCGGCCTCGTACGCCCGCAGCAGAGGTTCCAGGGCGGCCGGATGCGCGGCGCCGGCCGGCAGCAGGCGGCGGGCCTCGGCCTCGGTGGCGTGGCTCAGCAGCCAGGCGCGGGCCCAGGCCGGGTCCGCGGAGCGGTCGGCGCCGCGCATGCGCGCCTCCACGGCGGCATAGGCGGTGCCGGGCACCCGGCCGGCGATGACCGGGAAGACGTGCTCCTCCTCGGCTTCGATGTGCTCGGCCAGCAGCTCCTGCTGACGGGCCAGGAGAGCGGCCAGCAGCCCCGCGTGGCGGCCCGGTTCAGCGGCGAAACGGGCCGCGGCCGCATCGCAGTCGGCCTGGAGCGCGTCGAGCGCCGCGTGGTCGTCGACGAAGCGCACGATGCCGGCCACCGCCTCGGCCGCGTCGGGCACGGCGTCCAGGACCACCGGCCACAGGATCTCGTCCTCGGCGCGGTGGTGGCCGCGTACGACGGCGTGGAAGCGGTGCACGTAACCGGCGATGGCCCGGGCCCGCGCGGGGCCGGCCGGCCGCGCGGCCGCGGCGAGACCGGCGAACAGCCGGGCCAGGCGCTCGATGTCCGCCAGGATCGCGCGGTGGGCGAGCCGGATGCCGGTGGGGTCCGCGGCCGCCGCGGGGTCGTACGGCCTTGCGGGGGTGTCGTGTTCGCTGTCCATACGGACGACTGTGCGCTCCCGGGCAATGCATCGGGTCAACGTTCGATGAACGTCGCCGGTCCGCCGGGACGTCCGCTGCGGCATAGGCTCGGGAGTCCGCCCCGTCACCACCTCGGGAGAACCGCACGATGCCGCCCACCGGTCCGCAGTCCGTCGACCGCGCGCTCGCGATCCTCGACGCCGTCGCCGACGCGTCCGGGCCCGTCGGCGCCAAGGCGCTGGCCCGCCGGCTGGAGTGTTCGCTGTCCACCGCCTACCACCTGCTGGCCCCGCTGACCGAACGCGGGTACCTCGTCCGCACCGCGCGGGGATACGCGCTGGGCCCCCGGATCCCCGGACTGCACCGGAGCCTGCTGCGCCATCTGGAACCCGCGCCGCGCATGGCCGACCTGCTGACCCGGCTGCGCCGGACCACCGGCGCCGAGGCGTACTACACCGCCTACCGGGGCGGACTGATCACCGTCGTCGACACCACCGCCCCGGTCACGGACGCCGCGAACCCGTTCGCTCCCGGACGCGAGACGCGGGCGCACGCCACCGCGCACGGCAAGGCACTGCTCGCCGAACTGCCCCGGCCGCTGCGCCGGCGCTACCTCGCCGAGCACGGGATGGCCCGCCTGACCGGGGCCACCATCACCAGCGCCGAACTGCTGGAGGCGGAGCTGTCCCGGGTCCGCGGGCAGGGCTTCGCCGTGTCCGTCGGGGAGGCCGACCCCGCGTACACCTGCCTGGCCGTCGCCCTGCCGCGCGGGGACGACCACGACGGCGACGCGGTGCACGCCCTGTCGGTGTCGCTGCCGACCGGGGAGTTCCGGCGGCGCCCGACGCAGATCCGTACCGCCCTCGCGCAGGCCGCGGCGGACTGCGTGTGACGCCAGGGGCGCCCGGGCACCGGTTTTCCGGCGCTGCCGGAAATACGGTGCGATGGGGATGCGCGGCCCGCGGTGGCCTGCCAGTCTGGTCGGCATGATCTTCATCGCCGTCAGGTTCGACGTCCGTCCGGAGCACAGCGACAACTGGCTCACGCTCGTCGACGACTTCACCCGGGCCACCCGCAACGAGCCGGGCAACCTCTTCTACGACTGGTCGCGCAGCGTCGACGACCCCAACAAGTACACGCTCCTGGAAGCCTTCACCGACGCCGAGGCGGGCGCCGCGCACGTCGCGTCCGACCACTTCAAGGCCGGTATGGAGACCCTCGCCGACGCGATCGCCAGCACGCCGGAGATCATCCACGTCGAGGTGCCCGGCCAGGGCTGGAACGCCATGGCCGAACTGTCCCCCCGTAACTGAACCGCCCGGTCGGCGGCCCCGGTGGCTAGGCCGTTTCCTTCGGATCATCTGATCGTTGGTTGATGTGTGTCGTTGACTGATGTGCAGTGGGCGCGGATCGAGCCGTTGCTGCCGGAGCGGACGCCGAAGCGGGGTGGACGGTGGCGTGATCACCGGCAGGTGATCGATGCGATCGCGTTCAAGTACCGGACCGGGACGCCGTGGATGGACTACCCGAGCACTTCGGGTCGTGGAAGGGCGCCCACAACCGGCTGCGGAAGTGGGCAGCCGACGGGACCTGGGAGAGGGTGTTCACCGCGCTGCTCGCCCAGGCCGACACCGAAGGGGACCTCGACTGGGTCGTCGCGGTCGACTCCACCATCGTCCGTGCCCACCAGCACGCCGCCGGGGCCCGTCAAAAGGGGCCCCGGCCGGCGAGCCGAACGACCATGCCCTCGGACGGTCCCGCGGCGCACTGACCACAAAGATCCACCTGGCCGCAGACAACCGCTGCCGGCCCCTGGCCTTCGTGATCACACCTGGCCAGGCCGGTGACGCACCCGCGTTCCCGCAGGTCATAGCCCGTTTACGGGTCCCGCGGCCGGTCGGCAGACCGAGAGCAACCCCGGACGTGATCCTGACCGACAAGGCGTACTCGTCCCGCGCGATCCGTTCCCATCTGCGGCGGCGCGGGATCCGGGCGGTGATCCCGCAGCCCGCCGACCAGGCCGCCAACCGCAAACACCTCGGCAGCCGCGGTGGCAGGCCGCCGGCCTTCGACCGCGAGGCCTACAAGCAACGGAACACCGTCGAGCGCTGCATCAACAAGCTCAAGCAGTGGCGCGGTCTGGCCACCCGATACGACAAGACCGCCACCATCTACCTCGCCGGACTCCACCTCGCCGCCATCCACATCGGGTCAGCGAGGTGATCCGAAGGGAAGCCCGCGCGAGGCGCCTCTGTCGCAGGTCGGCTGTCAGCGCGCAAGGGCGGAGGCGACGCCCACGGCGGCGATGAGTTGCAAGGGATACTCCGGATCCGCCTGACCGATCGCCAGGGCCAGCAACCGGTCGGAATCCGGCAGCCGCCACACCTGCATGCTCCCGGCGACGTTGCACAGGAACACAAGCGGCTCGGGAGCCGAGTACTTCGGGTCCGGGTCGTCGAAGCCAAGGTACGGCCACAGGTCGACCGTCTCCGGGCTGCCCCACCGGGAAGTCAGGCTCTTCGCCAGCGCGGCGAGAGCGGCTTCAAGCTCCCGCTCGGCCGCCTCGACGACCTGCTCGCTCCGGTTGTCCCAGAAGTCCTGGCTCTCCCGCAGCACGGCCAGGTGGTACCCCGGCCCTCCCGACCTGCCCTCTTTACCCTGCGGGACTTTCTGCTCCGGGAACGGCCGCGCAATCAGATCGTCGACAGCTGAAAGGTGGGCGTCCGCAGCGCCTGCCGACAGGGAGTCATTGACCACGGCCGGAGCTTATCCGTCTCTTTCGGATCTTGCCTGACCGGCAAGATCCGAAAGAGACGGCCTAGGAGGAGAGCCCCAGCAGCCGGGCCGCCGACTCGCGCATCTCCACCTTGCGGATCTTGCCCGTCACCGTCATCGGGAACTCGTCCACGACGTGCACGTACCGCGGGATCTTGAAGTGGGCCAGCCGTCCGTCGCAGTACGCGCGGACGGCGTCCGCGGTCAGCGGCGGCGCCCCCTCGCGCATCCGCACCCACGCCATCAGCTCCTCCCCGTACCGGGCGTCGGGGACGCCGATGACCTGGACGTCCAGGACGTCCGGATGGGTGTGGAGGAACTCCTCGACCTCGCGCGGGTACACGTTCTCCCCGCCGCGGATCACCATGTCCTTGATGCGGCCCGTGATGCTCAGGTAGCCGTCCTCGTCCATCACCGCCAGGTCGCCGGTGTGCATCCAGCGCGCGGCGTCCACGGACTCGGCGGTCCGCTCCGGCTCGCCCCAGTAGCCGAGCATCACCGAGTAGCCGCGGGTACAGAGCTCCCCCGGCTCGCCGCGGGGCACGGTCCGGCCTGACTGCGGATCGACCACCTTGACCTCAAGGTGCGGTCCGACGCGGCCCACCGTGGACACCCGGCGCTCGATCGAGTCGTCGGCCCGGGTCTGCGTGGACACCGGGGAGGTCTCGGTCATCCCGTAGCAGATGGACACCTCGCGCATGCCCATCCGGTCGATGACCTCCTTCATCACCTCCGTCGGGCAGGGCGAGCCCGCCATGATCCCGGTACGCAGGCTGGACAGGTCGTACGTGCCGAAGCCGGGCGCGGCCAGTTCGGCGATGAACATCGTGGGGACCCCGTACAGGGAGGTGCACGACTCCGCCTGGACCGCGGCGAGGGTGGCCCCCGGATCGAACGACGGGGCCGGGATCACCATCGCCGCGCCGTGGCTGGTGCAGGCGAGGTTTCCCATGACCATGCCGAAGCAGTGGTAGAACGGGACCGGGATGCAGACCCGGTCCTCCTCGGTGTAGTGGCACAACTCCCCTACGAAGAAGCCGTTGTTGAGGATGTTGTGGTGGGAGAGGGTCGCCCCCTTGGGGAAGCCCGTGGTGCCCGAGGTGTACTGGATGTTGACCGGGTCGTCGGGGCTCAGCTCCGCCGCCGCCCGTACGAGGTCGGCCGGGTCACCGGCGCGGCCGCGTTCCAGCAGGGCGCTCCACTCCGGCCGCTCCAGCAGGACGGTGAACTCCAGCTCCGGGCAGCGCGGTCCGACCTCCTCGATCATCCCGGCGTAGTCGGAGGTCTTGAAGCGCTCCGCGGCGACGAGCAGCCGGATCCCCGCCTGGCGCAGCACGTACTCGACCTCGTGCGAGCGGTACGCCGGGTTGACGGTGACGAGGATCGCCCCGATCTTGGCGGTGGCGTACTGGACCAGCGTCCACTCGGCTCGGTTGGGGGCCCAGATGCCGACGCGGTCCCCCTTGGCGAGGCCCAGGTCCAGCAGGCCCAGCGCGAGGGCGTCGACATCGGCGGCGAGCTCCGCGTACGTCCACCGGCGCCCGGCCGCGAGGTCGACGAGCGCGTCGCGGTCGGGGAACCGGCGGACGGTCCGGTCCAGGTTCTCGCCGATCGTGTCGCCCAGCAGCGGCACGTCGAAAACGCCGGACGCGTAGCTCGACGACGCGGTGCTTCGAGATGCGGAACTCGACGCGGCAGACACACGTACCTCCTGGACTCGGTGGCGGGGCGGCGCCGGCGGGCCGGCGGCCTTCATGATCCTCTCCGGGCGGGGCCCCGGCCACCCTCCTGCCGCCTTTCCCTCGAAGGGGGTTCAGCGCAGGCAGCCGACGATCCTGACGGAGATCTCCGCGGTGCCGGTGAGCCCGGCGGCCGGATCGGTGGCGCTGAAGACGAGCTGGTACGTCCCGTCGGGCAGCAGGGGGACGAGGAAGCGGCCCGACGCGCCCGCGCCCAGCGTCACCGGTCCGGCGGGGCCGTTGATCTTCCAGGTCGTGTACTGCGGGTCGGTGACCGGCTGGTTGCCCGGGCGGGTCCGGGCCGTCCCGGCGAAGGACTCCTCGCAGCCGCGCCGCAGTTGGCCGCCGGCGGCGGGTTGCTGGATGTGCACGGTCGGGGTCTGCGGCTGCTGCCCGGTCGGCGAACCGCTCGGGGACGGGTTGCCCGGCCGGCTCGGCCGGCCCGTGGCCGGGGTGCCCGGCCGGCTCGGCCGGCCCGTGGCCGGGGTGCCCGGGCTGTTGGGGCTGCCAGGCGTGGCCGACGTACCGGGCGAAGCCGTGGGGATCGTCGTGGGCGAGGCGCCGGGGGCCGAGGGGGAGGGCGAGGCGGAGCCCGGGGCGCCCGTACCGCCCGGCAACGGGTCGAGTGCGTGCGGGAGTTCCGGGTGGATCACGACGGGCGGCGGGGCTGCCTTGGCGGGCTCGGTGGGCTTGGCGTCGATCCTGGCGCAGATCGCGCCGGCGACCATCTCCTGGCTGTCGGGTACCGGCAGGGCGCGCAGTGCCTGGTCGTCCGGCCCGCGGCCGTGCGTGTCGAAGTAGCCGTTGCCCGTGAACGTCTCCCGGTCACTGTGCTCCATCCACACCGAGTTCTGGTAGTCGGTGCCCGCCTTCTGCTGGTTCCGGCCGGTGACGTACCATGCCGTCACCTTGCTTCCCGAGGGCTCGCCCGCCGCCGGTGCGTCGGTCGGCGCGTACAGCCAGCCGTCGCCGAAGAACCGCGTGGGAGACGGATCGTCACCTTCCTCGTTCGCTGCGGGGAAACGGAAGCCCCCGCCGACCACGAGCTTGCCCTTCGGGCAGGACACGGCCGCGTCCGCGCTGCCGCCGGCCGCCACCGGCACCTTCGCGGTGACCACGGAGACGCCCTTCAGCAGGACACAGATCGCCCGGACCCCGACCGCGTAGTTCGCCTGCGGTGGCTGCGGGTCCTCGATCCGGGTCTGGTGCTCGATGAATTCGGACGTGTGGATCGGGAACGTGCCGGCGCTCAGCTGATCGCCCGGGTTGAGCGCGGCGAAGGTACCGGACTTGGCGTCGCCGGGCGGCCCCTCGGGTGTCAGGCTGTCGAGGGGGACCGGCGCGACGGGGCGGCCCGCGACGGTGCGCTCCGCCCGGAACTCGGTACCGACCGCAGTGAAATCGCCGTCGCATCCGGGCGTGGCGTCGTGGGCCCGGGCCACGGCCGCGAACGGCCCGTCGGTCGAGAGGTCGTGGATGATCCCGCCGCCGCTCGCCGAGGTCATCTTGTTCATGCGGTCGTGGTAGGCGTACGCCCGCTCCTTCCACCCGGTGGTTTCGAACTGCGGTTTCGCGTTGACGCACAGGGCGTACGAGGTGAGTGCGGCGGCCTCGCCGCCCGGGTTGTACGCGGACGCCAGCCAGGCGCCGCTCATGAACAGGCTGTTCGTGGCGAAGCCCGTGCCGGTGATCGCGTATCCGCCGCCGAGCGCGGTCTCGTGGGCCCGGCAGGCGGCGACGACGGCCTGTTCGCCGCCGGCCGCGACCGGCACCGTCACACTGCGCTGCACGACCGTCAGCTGCGGGCCGCCGGTAACCGCCCATACCCCGACCCCGACGGCGCCGGACACCACCAGGGCGCCCGCGGCCGCCACCGCGGCCGTCTTGGCGGTGATCGCACCGCCCAGCTTCGCGAAGACTCCAGAGCCCATCGCCGATGCCTCCCCCGCCTCACGGCCGCACCTCCCCGCGGTTACGGGGCGTGGGCAATGTAGCGCTGCGTGCGATACGCGTCACAGAGGCTTGAAGTATCGGTTCTGCTACGGACTCCCCGCCCGGAAGCAAAGCCGTCCCGGCCAGCGGGCGGCACGGGGTGCCCGCCGAACTGCCCCCCGGGACGAAGCGGCGCATAGTGAATCCATGAATCCGCGTCGCATCCGGACGGCGCTGGTGTGCGCTGCCGGCCTGTTCGCCGCCACCACCCTCCAGGCGACCGGTGCCACCTTCGCCGCCGACCGGGAGCCCGCCCCCGGCATCGTGCGTCAGTTCCCCCACCCCCGCCGGCGGCCAGGCCCGGCAGGTCATGGACATCGCCCGGCAGGCACAGAAGGACCTCGGGCTGAACGCCGTGGTCCTGCGGGTCACCCGCGACGGGAAGGAGGTCGTCACCGGCGCGCTCGGCCAGTCGATGACCGGCGTTCCCGCCACGGCCGACATGCACTTCCGGTCCGGCTCGGTGGCCATCGCGTACATGGGCGACGTACTGCTCCAGCTCGTCGACGAGCACGAGGTCGGCCTCGACGACCCCGTCTCCCGCTGGCTGCCCGATCTGCCGCACGGCGACGAGATCACGCTGCGCATGCTGGCCGCCTCCACGTCGGGACTGCACGACTACGTCACCGACCCGAAGTTCGACGCGGCGCTGGAAGCCGCGCCCTTCCGTCAGTGGACCCCGAAGGAACTCGTCGCCTACTCCCTCGCCCACCCGCTCTGGTACGAGCCGGGCACGAACTGGAGCTACTCGCACGCCAATTTCGTCCTCCTCGGGACCACCCTGGAGAAGATCACCGGCACCCGGCTCGACCGGCTGCTCCAGGAGCGGGTCATGGACCCGCTGGGACTGCGCGACACCCACAACTCCTTCACCCCCGAGATCACCACGCCCGTCCTGCACGCCTTCACCTCCGAACGCGGCACGTACGAGGAGTCCACCTTCTGGAACCCCTCCTGGACCACCGCGCCCGGCGCGGTGCAGACCACCCACATCTGCGACATGGCCCGTTCCGCGGTCGCCATCGGCTCCGGTGAACTGCTCTCCCCCGCCGGCTACCGGGTGTCGCTCGACCCGGGCACCATCGGTCTGGGCAAGGCCACCGCGCAGTGCCCGAGCACGATCTGCCCGGCGATGACGCGGGAGCACCACTTCGGGCTCGGCCTCATCGTGCAGAACGGCTGGGTGGTGCAGAACACGTCGTTCTCCGGCTACGCCGCCATCCAGGCCTACCTCCCGTCCGACCGCCTCGCCATCGCCGTCTCCACGACGGTCGGGCCCGACGGCGCCCAGGACAACACGGCCCAGACGATCGCGTACCGGATCGCCGACGCCCTCTCCCCCGGCCACCCGCTGGACCGCTAGCCGCCCGGGGTGGCACTAGTGCCACCCCGGATGCGGATGGCAGGGATATCGAGGGGCGTGGGGTCGGCGCGCGAGGATCGAGGAGACCTGCCGGACCCCAGGGGGAGTTCAAAGATGCACGTGTTCAACAAGCCCGCACGCTGGCTCGCGGCCGCCGCCTGCGGGCTGCTCGCCACAGCGGCCCTGCCCGTCGGCCCGGCGAGCGCCGCGGCCACGACCGCAGGCGCCACTGCCGCGAGCGCCGCGACCCCACCAATGCCGGGCCGGTTCCGGAACCAGAAGCTCGACTGGCAGCCGTGCGCGGGCGGTTCGCTGGAATGCGCCTCGATGTCCGTGCCGCGGGACTGGTACCACCCCGACTCCGGACCGGCGTTGACGGTCGCGGTCTCCCGGCACCGCGCGGCGGATCCGGCGAAGCGCCGTGGGGTGCTCATGATGGCGGCCGGCGGTCCCGGCGCCTCCGGGCTCCCCCGGCCG contains these protein-coding regions:
- a CDS encoding AMP-binding protein, with translation MKAAGPPAPPRHRVQEVRVSAASSSASRSTASSSYASGVFDVPLLGDTIGENLDRTVRRFPDRDALVDLAAGRRWTYAELAADVDALALGLLDLGLAKGDRVGIWAPNRAEWTLVQYATAKIGAILVTVNPAYRSHEVEYVLRQAGIRLLVAAERFKTSDYAGMIEEVGPRCPELEFTVLLERPEWSALLERGRAGDPADLVRAAAELSPDDPVNIQYTSGTTGFPKGATLSHHNILNNGFFVGELCHYTEEDRVCIPVPFYHCFGMVMGNLACTSHGAAMVIPAPSFDPGATLAAVQAESCTSLYGVPTMFIAELAAPGFGTYDLSSLRTGIMAGSPCPTEVMKEVIDRMGMREVSICYGMTETSPVSTQTRADDSIERRVSTVGRVGPHLEVKVVDPQSGRTVPRGEPGELCTRGYSVMLGYWGEPERTAESVDAARWMHTGDLAVMDEDGYLSITGRIKDMVIRGGENVYPREVEEFLHTHPDVLDVQVIGVPDARYGEELMAWVRMREGAPPLTADAVRAYCDGRLAHFKIPRYVHVVDEFPMTVTGKIRKVEMRESAARLLGLSS
- a CDS encoding IclR family transcriptional regulator; its protein translation is MPPTGPQSVDRALAILDAVADASGPVGAKALARRLECSLSTAYHLLAPLTERGYLVRTARGYALGPRIPGLHRSLLRHLEPAPRMADLLTRLRRTTGAEAYYTAYRGGLITVVDTTAPVTDAANPFAPGRETRAHATAHGKALLAELPRPLRRRYLAEHGMARLTGATITSAELLEAELSRVRGQGFAVSVGEADPAYTCLAVALPRGDDHDGDAVHALSVSLPTGEFRRRPTQIRTALAQAAADCV
- a CDS encoding serine hydrolase domain-containing protein, which codes for MDIARQAQKDLGLNAVVLRVTRDGKEVVTGALGQSMTGVPATADMHFRSGSVAIAYMGDVLLQLVDEHEVGLDDPVSRWLPDLPHGDEITLRMLAASTSGLHDYVTDPKFDAALEAAPFRQWTPKELVAYSLAHPLWYEPGTNWSYSHANFVLLGTTLEKITGTRLDRLLQERVMDPLGLRDTHNSFTPEITTPVLHAFTSERGTYEESTFWNPSWTTAPGAVQTTHICDMARSAVAIGSGELLSPAGYRVSLDPGTIGLGKATAQCPSTICPAMTREHHFGLGLIVQNGWVVQNTSFSGYAAIQAYLPSDRLAIAVSTTVGPDGAQDNTAQTIAYRIADALSPGHPLDR
- a CDS encoding putative quinol monooxygenase; the encoded protein is MIFIAVRFDVRPEHSDNWLTLVDDFTRATRNEPGNLFYDWSRSVDDPNKYTLLEAFTDAEAGAAHVASDHFKAGMETLADAIASTPEIIHVEVPGQGWNAMAELSPRN
- a CDS encoding hemerythrin domain-containing protein, translating into MDSEHDTPARPYDPAAAADPTGIRLAHRAILADIERLARLFAGLAAAARPAGPARARAIAGYVHRFHAVVRGHHRAEDEILWPVVLDAVPDAAEAVAGIVRFVDDHAALDALQADCDAAAARFAAEPGRHAGLLAALLARQQELLAEHIEAEEEHVFPVIAGRVPGTAYAAVEARMRGADRSADPAWARAWLLSHATEAEARRLLPAGAAHPAALEPLLRAYEAEASAVFAD